From Deltaproteobacteria bacterium, one genomic window encodes:
- a CDS encoding TatD family hydrolase: MLVDTHAHLDMPEFARDLPLVIQRAKQEGIFTILTVGTEPESCRRTLEIAEAYKGIFAILGVHPHHAADVQEGDLAHLKDMAHHEKVRAWGEVGLDFYRNLSPPEIQQERFRQQITIGKELRLPLVIHSRQATKETLKILQEERAQEVGGVIHCFSGDEETAKIYLEMDFYISISGVITFKGAHVLREVVKRLTLDRILLETDAPFLAPVPHRGKRNEPAYVRLTAQRIAEIRKLTLSEVAAVTTDNARRAFNLDKL, translated from the coding sequence ATGTTGGTGGATACCCATGCCCACCTCGATATGCCTGAATTCGCGAGGGACCTCCCCCTAGTAATCCAACGGGCGAAACAGGAGGGTATATTTACTATTCTGACGGTAGGGACCGAACCCGAAAGCTGTCGAAGGACGCTGGAGATCGCTGAGGCATACAAAGGCATCTTTGCCATCTTGGGCGTCCACCCCCACCACGCCGCTGATGTGCAGGAAGGAGATCTGGCCCACCTAAAGGATATGGCTCATCATGAGAAGGTAAGGGCCTGGGGTGAAGTCGGCCTTGATTTCTACCGGAACCTCTCTCCCCCAGAGATCCAACAGGAGAGATTCCGCCAGCAGATAACTATAGGGAAAGAACTGAGGCTACCTCTGGTCATCCACAGCCGCCAGGCTACAAAGGAGACCCTCAAGATCCTTCAGGAGGAAAGGGCACAGGAGGTGGGAGGGGTGATCCACTGTTTTTCCGGGGATGAGGAGACGGCCAAGATATATCTGGAGATGGACTTCTATATCTCCATCTCAGGGGTTATTACCTTTAAAGGGGCACACGTGCTGCGCGAGGTGGTAAAAAGGCTCACCCTGGATAGGATACTTCTGGAGACCGATGCCCCATTTCTTGCACCTGTACCACATCGAGGCAAGAGGAATGAGCCTGCCTATGTGAGGTTAACTGCCCAACGAATCGCCGAGATACGGAAGCTCACCCTCTCTGAGGTAGCTGCCGTCACCACAGATAATGCCCGCCGGGCCTTTAATCTAGACAAACTATAA
- a CDS encoding zinc ribbon domain-containing protein: MKCPKCGKEISPDDLFCRNCGERITPPDEGAATKPPFFTRLSRKQLFIAGGGVLALIIIIALLLTILPAGGKRKGATKPTGLGEELTVEKRKLGEEIGPNAVYGKVVAAQIGATRRGTITVKSLHTGKVYTFYVGRRTSYSPYRYPYTGEKVKVFYLHDRGFMKATQVQMQQ; the protein is encoded by the coding sequence ATGAAGTGTCCTAAATGCGGAAAGGAAATCTCCCCGGATGATCTCTTTTGCAGGAATTGTGGGGAAAGGATAACCCCACCAGATGAAGGAGCGGCAACAAAACCCCCTTTCTTTACCCGATTGTCCCGAAAACAACTCTTCATAGCAGGGGGGGGAGTGTTGGCCCTGATTATCATCATCGCCCTCCTGCTGACCATCCTCCCTGCAGGGGGAAAAAGGAAAGGGGCAACAAAACCCACGGGGCTGGGTGAGGAACTCACCGTTGAAAAGAGAAAGCTCGGTGAGGAAATTGGCCCCAATGCCGTTTATGGAAAGGTTGTCGCTGCCCAAATTGGGGCCACCCGCAGGGGAACGATAACGGTAAAAAGCCTTCATACCGGTAAGGTATATACCTTTTATGTGGGACGACGTACCAGCTACTCCCCTTATCGTTACCCCTACACCGGTGAGAAGGTCAAGGTGTTTTACCTCCATGACCGGGGTTTTATGAAGGCAACGCAGGTGCAGATGCAACAATGA
- the cobS gene encoding adenosylcobinamide-GDP ribazoletransferase, which yields MREISLSRRFVAAISFLTIFPLVVREGMSKEELGSSMALFPLVGLLLGALLWSCAYSFGAAFAPAVNALFLLSVLTIATRGLHLDGLADTLDGLGGGRDKREILKIMRDSHVGTFGVIGLVLTLMAKYLLISQLIEGESSLSLLLFPTLGRWSMVYLTWSFPYVRGEGTGAVFASYLSPRDFWWATGTALLISILTHGLAGAGTMALVWVFAYALGHYFVRRIGGITGDVMGAAGELAEILSLATLVALLRGI from the coding sequence ATGAGAGAAATTTCCTTGAGTAGGAGGTTTGTGGCCGCCATCTCCTTTCTCACCATCTTCCCTTTGGTGGTGAGAGAAGGGATGAGCAAGGAAGAACTGGGCAGCTCCATGGCCCTTTTCCCCCTGGTGGGTCTTTTGCTAGGTGCCCTTCTTTGGTCATGCGCCTATAGCTTTGGGGCCGCCTTTGCCCCGGCGGTGAATGCGCTTTTCCTCTTATCGGTCCTGACCATAGCTACCCGTGGACTTCACTTGGATGGCCTTGCCGACACCCTCGATGGTCTGGGTGGGGGGAGAGACAAGAGGGAGATCTTGAAGATCATGCGGGACAGTCACGTAGGGACCTTTGGGGTGATAGGGCTTGTGCTGACCTTAATGGCCAAGTATCTCCTCATCAGTCAACTGATCGAAGGCGAAAGTTCGCTATCTCTCCTCCTTTTTCCGACCTTGGGGAGATGGTCCATGGTCTACTTGACGTGGTCCTTCCCCTATGTCCGAGGGGAGGGGACAGGGGCGGTCTTTGCGAGCTACCTCAGTCCAAGAGATTTTTGGTGGGCCACGGGTACAGCCCTGCTGATCTCTATTCTTACCCATGGATTAGCAGGAGCAGGGACGATGGCGCTGGTGTGGGTCTTTGCCTACGCCCTTGGCCACTACTTTGTCAGGAGGATAGGGGGGATAACCGGCGATGTCATGGGGGCAGCAGGGGAACTAGCCGAAATCCTTTCTTTGGCTACCCTGGTGGCCCTGCTGAGAGGCATATGA